The nucleotide window CACTTGTATAATAAAATCAACTACTATGTTGTTAGCGCCAATAAAGGAAAATTCTTCAGTAGTATAACGATATGTTAGGTCTTTGACAACAAAATTCCCAGATACCGTCTTTTCTGTACGTTGCTCGGACTTTTCGCAAAGGTATTTAATAAAGACAACCGGATTATATGGTTTAATGTGGGATAAATCGTTATAAAAATTTTTCCATAACAAAGGAGTACTTATAATAAAAATTCCGCCGTCACATAGTACTCTGTCAACCTCGCTGATGAAGCTATATAGCTGTTTGTGAGACAGATGTTCGACCATGTGGCTAGAGTGGACGAGAGCTACGGACTTATTTTCAAAAGGAAGCCTATTAGGCACCTTATGAATTATCGCTTTATGACCTTCATTTTGTAAGTTCTTAACTGTTTCTTCGTTTCCGTCAAGTAAAACAACA belongs to uncultured Sunxiuqinia sp. and includes:
- a CDS encoding class I SAM-dependent methyltransferase; protein product: MNHFRIWHNSFKNRKKYTIRQREAFYDLALPFLPTSKDDVIVDIGAGSGGFGARLNLYQTYNNVVLLDGNEETVKNLQNEGHKAIIHKVPNRLPFENKSVALVHSSHMVEHLSHKQLYSFISEVDRVLCDGGIFIISTPLLWKNFYNDLSHIKPYNPVVFIKYLCEKSEQRTEKTVSGNFVVKDLTYRYTTEEFSFIGANNIVVDFIIQVFKMVISKIFGINRYTRSGYTITFKKDSNSEPSKL